The following are encoded in a window of Bradyrhizobium guangdongense genomic DNA:
- the oxlT gene encoding oxalate/formate MFS antiporter, whose protein sequence is MTDMVQTSTAPTAARVSDTYRWAQLAIGVAAMVMIANYQYGWTFFVPDIQKTFGWDRASIQWAFTLFVLFETWLVPVEGWFVDKYGPRLVVLVGGVLCAIGWAINAQATTLNGYYLGMIIAGIGAGGVYGTCVGNALKWFPDKRGLAAGITAAGFGAGSALTVAPIQAMIKDSGFQTTFLYFGLGQGIVICVLAFFLLAPKAGQVPNVVANAALLQSRRNYQPTEVLRQPIFWLMYFMFVIVGAGGLMVTANLKPIAVDWKVDAVPVTLIGMTMTAVTFAATIDRVLNGLTRPFFGWISDMIGRENTMFIAFGMEGVGIWMLYLWGHDPIWFVILSGFVFFAWGEIYSLFPSTCTDTFGAKFATTNAGLLYTAKGTAALLVPLANYVQQTSGHWDNVFIMAAGANILASLLALMVLKPWRKTVVAQSAI, encoded by the coding sequence ATGACGGACATGGTGCAAACATCTACGGCTCCTACGGCCGCACGCGTCAGCGACACGTATCGCTGGGCGCAATTGGCGATCGGCGTCGCGGCCATGGTGATGATCGCCAATTATCAATATGGCTGGACGTTCTTCGTCCCCGACATCCAGAAGACATTCGGTTGGGATCGCGCCTCGATCCAGTGGGCTTTTACTCTGTTCGTTTTGTTCGAGACCTGGCTGGTGCCGGTCGAAGGTTGGTTTGTCGATAAATACGGTCCGCGACTCGTCGTGCTCGTCGGCGGCGTGCTCTGCGCGATCGGCTGGGCGATCAACGCGCAGGCCACCACGCTCAACGGTTATTATCTCGGCATGATCATCGCGGGCATCGGCGCCGGCGGCGTCTACGGCACCTGCGTCGGCAATGCGCTGAAATGGTTTCCCGACAAGCGCGGTCTCGCCGCCGGCATCACCGCCGCCGGCTTCGGTGCGGGCTCGGCACTGACCGTCGCGCCGATCCAGGCCATGATCAAGGACAGCGGTTTCCAGACCACCTTCCTCTATTTCGGCCTCGGGCAAGGCATCGTCATCTGCGTTCTCGCCTTCTTCCTGCTGGCGCCGAAGGCAGGCCAGGTGCCGAACGTGGTGGCGAATGCGGCGCTGCTGCAGAGCCGGCGCAACTACCAGCCGACGGAAGTCTTGCGCCAGCCGATCTTCTGGCTGATGTACTTCATGTTCGTGATCGTCGGTGCCGGCGGCTTGATGGTGACGGCGAATCTGAAGCCGATCGCAGTCGACTGGAAAGTCGACGCCGTACCGGTCACGCTCATCGGCATGACCATGACCGCGGTGACGTTTGCTGCGACCATCGACCGCGTGCTCAACGGCCTGACGCGTCCGTTCTTCGGCTGGATCTCCGACATGATCGGCCGCGAGAACACGATGTTCATCGCCTTCGGCATGGAAGGCGTCGGCATCTGGATGCTCTATCTCTGGGGCCACGATCCGATCTGGTTCGTGATCCTGTCGGGCTTCGTGTTCTTCGCCTGGGGCGAGATCTACTCGCTATTCCCCTCGACCTGCACCGACACCTTCGGTGCGAAGTTCGCGACCACCAATGCCGGCCTGCTCTACACCGCCAAGGGCACCGCCGCGCTGCTGGTGCCGCTCGCCAACTACGTGCAGCAGACGTCAGGCCATTGGGACAACGTGTTCATCATGGCGGCCGGCGCCAACATCCTGGCCTCGCTGCTGGCGCTCATGGTGCTCAAGCCCTGGCGCAAGACGGTGGTGGCGCAATCGGCCATCTGA
- the oxlT gene encoding oxalate/formate MFS antiporter has translation MISSTDGAVTAAPLRTSFRWLQLVMGIVCMAMIANLQYGWTLFVDPIDHAHHWGRAAIQLAFTIFVVTETWLVPVEAWFVDKYGPRIVIMFGAVMITLSWVLNSYADSLPLLYTAAVLGGMGAGAVYGTCVGNALKWFPDRRGLAAGATAAGFGAGAALTVVPIAKMIAASGYQSAFFSFGIGQGLIVLLLAFFIQPPRISIPPKKKRLNLPQTHIDFTPPQVLRAPIFWVMYLVFVMVASGGLMTAAQIAPIAHDFKIADTPVSLAGFQMAALTFAISLDRIFDGFGRPFFGFVSDTIGRENTMFIAFGTAALMLLTLSTYGHVPLVFVLATAVYFGVFGEIYSLFPATCGDTFGSKFATTNNGMLYTAKGTASLLVPLASVISAAYGWKAVFVVAVALNATAALMALFVIKPMRRSFILGNEAESASTAPAPAETRAKTGTA, from the coding sequence ATGATTTCCAGCACGGATGGCGCCGTCACGGCCGCGCCTCTTCGCACAAGTTTCCGTTGGCTCCAGCTCGTGATGGGCATCGTCTGCATGGCGATGATCGCCAACCTGCAATACGGCTGGACGCTGTTCGTCGATCCGATCGATCACGCCCATCATTGGGGTCGCGCCGCGATCCAGCTCGCTTTCACCATCTTCGTCGTCACCGAAACGTGGCTGGTGCCGGTCGAGGCGTGGTTCGTCGACAAATACGGCCCGCGCATCGTCATCATGTTCGGCGCCGTGATGATCACGCTGTCCTGGGTGCTGAATTCCTACGCTGACTCGCTTCCCCTGCTCTACACGGCGGCCGTGCTGGGCGGCATGGGCGCGGGCGCGGTGTACGGCACCTGCGTCGGCAATGCGCTGAAATGGTTTCCCGATCGCCGCGGCCTCGCCGCCGGCGCGACGGCCGCGGGCTTCGGCGCGGGCGCAGCCCTCACCGTGGTGCCGATCGCGAAGATGATCGCGGCATCAGGCTATCAGAGCGCGTTCTTTTCGTTCGGCATCGGCCAGGGCCTGATCGTGCTCCTGCTCGCCTTCTTCATCCAGCCGCCGCGGATTTCCATCCCGCCGAAGAAGAAGCGGCTCAATCTGCCGCAGACCCACATCGACTTCACCCCGCCGCAAGTGCTGCGCGCCCCGATCTTCTGGGTGATGTACCTGGTGTTCGTCATGGTCGCCTCCGGCGGCCTGATGACCGCGGCGCAGATCGCCCCGATCGCGCACGACTTCAAGATCGCCGACACGCCGGTCTCTCTCGCCGGCTTCCAGATGGCGGCGCTGACGTTTGCGATCTCGCTCGACCGCATCTTCGACGGCTTCGGACGTCCGTTCTTCGGCTTCGTGTCCGACACGATCGGCCGTGAGAACACCATGTTCATCGCCTTCGGCACCGCGGCGCTCATGCTGTTGACGCTGTCGACCTATGGCCACGTCCCGCTCGTGTTCGTGCTGGCAACCGCGGTTTACTTCGGCGTGTTCGGCGAAATCTACTCGCTGTTCCCCGCGACCTGCGGCGACACCTTCGGCTCGAAGTTCGCGACCACCAACAACGGCATGCTCTACACCGCGAAGGGCACCGCCTCGCTGCTGGTCCCGCTCGCCAGCGTGATCTCGGCAGCCTATGGCTGGAAGGCCGTGTTCGTGGTGGCCGTGGCCCTGAACGCGACGGCCGCGCTGATGGCGCTGTTCGTGATCAAGCCGATGCGCCGCTCCTTCATCCTCGGCAACGAGGCCGAGAGCGCCAGCACCGCACCTGCACCTGCCGAGACCCGCGCCAAGACCGGGACAGCCTGA
- a CDS encoding CBS domain-containing protein, with the protein MLVGDILRKKTPRVVTVRMNETVGIAAKLMRANNISALVVKDVVRSEGNTAVGMFTERDVVRAVAEHGAGAVNVKVSQLVSVQQLVSCTSADTIEHVRHLMNRNHIRHLPVIDDYSLVSVISMRDIAAAVDEAANSTPQAA; encoded by the coding sequence ATGCTGGTCGGAGACATTCTGCGCAAGAAGACGCCGCGCGTTGTCACGGTGCGTATGAACGAAACGGTAGGGATCGCCGCCAAGCTGATGCGGGCCAACAACATCAGCGCGCTGGTGGTCAAGGACGTGGTCCGCTCCGAAGGCAACACGGCCGTCGGCATGTTCACCGAGCGCGACGTGGTGCGCGCGGTCGCCGAGCACGGCGCGGGCGCCGTCAACGTCAAGGTCTCGCAGCTCGTCTCGGTGCAGCAGCTCGTCTCCTGCACCTCCGCCGATACGATCGAGCACGTCCGGCATCTGATGAACCGCAATCACATCCGGCACCTGCCCGTGATCGACGACTACAGCCTCGTCTCCGTCATCAGCATGCGCGACATCGCAGCTGCCGTCGACGAGGCGGCCAACTCGACGCCGCAAGCGGCCTGA
- a CDS encoding 2-dehydropantoate 2-reductase: MKICIYGAGAIGGYLGVQLARAGADVSLVARGAHLAAMRERGLTLLAGEETHTVHPRCTDDATELGVQDYVVVTLKAHSITGVIEKMQPLLGPHTRIVTAVNGIPYWYFYKHGGAYENSTLESIDPGGRQWRELGAERAIGCIVYPATAIEAPGVIRHVYGNNFPLGEPSGEITADVQRLADLFVAAGLKAPVLDRIRDEIWLKLWGNVCFNPISALTHATLDVICTDPSTRALSRAIMMETQAIAESFGVKFRVDVERRIEGARKVGAHKTSMLQDLERGRPMEIDPLVTVVQEMGRLTKIPTPALDSVLAMVTQRARVAGLYDGVSTPSDPRALAVA, translated from the coding sequence ATGAAGATCTGCATCTACGGCGCCGGCGCGATCGGCGGATATCTCGGTGTGCAGCTGGCGCGCGCAGGCGCTGACGTCAGCCTGGTCGCGCGTGGCGCCCACCTCGCCGCGATGCGCGAGCGCGGCCTGACGCTGCTCGCAGGCGAGGAGACGCACACCGTCCATCCCCGCTGCACCGACGATGCGACCGAGCTCGGCGTGCAGGACTACGTCGTCGTCACGCTGAAGGCGCATTCGATCACCGGCGTGATCGAGAAGATGCAGCCGCTGCTCGGGCCTCATACCCGCATCGTCACCGCCGTCAACGGCATCCCCTATTGGTACTTCTACAAGCACGGCGGCGCGTACGAGAATTCGACGCTGGAGAGCATCGATCCCGGCGGAAGGCAATGGCGCGAGTTAGGCGCCGAACGCGCCATCGGCTGCATCGTCTATCCCGCCACCGCGATCGAGGCGCCCGGCGTGATCCGCCACGTCTACGGCAACAATTTCCCGCTCGGCGAGCCCTCCGGCGAGATCACCGCCGACGTGCAGCGTCTCGCCGACCTGTTCGTCGCGGCCGGGCTGAAGGCGCCCGTGCTCGACCGCATCCGCGACGAAATCTGGCTCAAGCTGTGGGGCAATGTCTGCTTCAACCCGATCAGCGCCCTCACCCATGCCACGCTCGACGTGATCTGCACCGATCCGTCGACGCGGGCGCTGTCGCGCGCGATCATGATGGAGACGCAGGCGATCGCCGAAAGCTTCGGCGTCAAATTCCGCGTCGACGTCGAGCGCCGCATCGAGGGCGCCCGCAAGGTCGGCGCGCACAAGACCTCGATGTTGCAGGATCTCGAGCGCGGCCGCCCGATGGAGATCGACCCGCTCGTCACCGTGGTGCAGGAGATGGGTCGCCTGACCAAGATCCCGACGCCGGCGCTCGACTCGGTGCTGGCGATGGTGACCCAGCGCGCCCGCGTCGCCGGCCTCTATGACGGCGTCTCCACGCCATCGGATCCTCGCGCGCTGGCGGTGGCGTGA
- a CDS encoding fumarylacetoacetate hydrolase family protein: protein MKRWLRFRHAGTTGFGTLESSGISVHEGEMFGRNAASGKTLALSEVELLAPCAPSKIVALWNNFHALAAKLNQPEPPEPLYLLKATTTITRPGAVIRRPSYYDGKTTYEGELGIVIGKTCARVSPDEADGFIFGYTCVNDITANDILTSDPTFPQWARAKGIDDYGPFGPVIATGLDPAKLTVRTILNGAERQNYPISDMIFSAQALVSKISHDMTLLPGDLIAVGTSVGVGVMKEPVNTVTVAIDGIGELTNEFRL, encoded by the coding sequence ATGAAACGGTGGCTCCGCTTCCGCCATGCCGGCACCACCGGCTTCGGCACGCTGGAATCTTCAGGCATCAGCGTGCACGAAGGCGAGATGTTCGGACGCAATGCGGCCAGCGGCAAGACACTGGCGCTGTCGGAGGTCGAGCTGCTCGCGCCCTGTGCGCCCAGCAAGATCGTCGCGCTCTGGAATAATTTTCACGCGCTGGCGGCCAAGCTCAACCAGCCCGAGCCGCCGGAGCCGCTTTATCTGCTCAAGGCCACCACCACAATCACGAGGCCGGGCGCCGTGATCCGTCGTCCGTCCTACTACGACGGCAAGACGACCTATGAAGGCGAGCTCGGTATCGTCATCGGCAAGACTTGCGCGCGCGTCTCGCCTGATGAGGCCGACGGCTTCATCTTCGGCTACACCTGCGTCAACGACATCACCGCCAACGACATCCTGACCAGCGATCCCACCTTCCCGCAATGGGCCCGCGCCAAGGGCATCGACGATTACGGCCCGTTCGGCCCCGTCATCGCGACCGGCCTCGACCCGGCCAAGCTCACCGTCCGCACCATTCTCAACGGCGCGGAGCGGCAGAACTATCCGATCTCCGACATGATTTTTTCCGCGCAAGCCCTGGTGAGCAAGATCTCCCACGACATGACGCTGCTCCCCGGCGACCTCATCGCCGTCGGCACCTCGGTCGGCGTCGGCGTCATGAAGGAGCCGGTGAACACCGTGACCGTGGCGATCGACGGTATCGGCGAGCTCACGAACGAGTTTCGACTGTAA
- a CDS encoding NAD(P)H-dependent flavin oxidoreductase, with product MLQTRFTKLVGVEHPIVQGGMQWVGRAELVAAVANAGALGFITALTQPTPEDLTKEIARCRDLTDKPFGVNLTILPAIKPPPYAEYRAAIIEAGIKVVETAGNKPQEHVDEFKKHGVKVVHKCTSVRHALSAERMGVDAISIDGFECAGHPGEDDTPGLILIPAAANKVKIPMIASGGFADARGLVAALALGAEGINMGTRFMATKESPIHQLIKEKIVANDERETELIFRTMRNTSRVARNAVSTKVVAMEKEGAKFEDIRELVAGARGKMVYATGNSDEGIWSAGQVQGLIQDIPSCGELISRIVREAEAIIRSRLEGMIVQPTAQAAE from the coding sequence ATGTTGCAGACACGCTTCACCAAACTCGTCGGTGTCGAGCACCCGATCGTCCAGGGCGGCATGCAATGGGTCGGACGGGCCGAGCTGGTCGCGGCCGTCGCCAACGCCGGCGCGCTCGGTTTCATCACGGCGCTGACCCAGCCGACGCCGGAGGACCTCACCAAGGAGATCGCGCGCTGCCGCGACCTCACCGACAAGCCGTTCGGCGTCAACCTCACCATCCTGCCGGCGATCAAGCCGCCGCCTTATGCCGAGTACCGCGCCGCCATCATCGAAGCCGGCATCAAGGTGGTCGAGACCGCCGGCAACAAGCCGCAGGAGCATGTCGACGAGTTCAAAAAGCACGGTGTCAAAGTCGTGCACAAATGCACCAGCGTCCGCCACGCGCTCTCCGCCGAGCGGATGGGCGTCGACGCCATCTCCATCGACGGCTTCGAATGCGCCGGCCATCCCGGCGAGGACGACACGCCCGGCCTGATCCTGATCCCAGCCGCCGCCAACAAGGTCAAGATCCCGATGATCGCCTCCGGCGGCTTTGCCGACGCCCGCGGCCTCGTCGCGGCGCTGGCGCTCGGAGCCGAGGGCATCAACATGGGCACCCGCTTCATGGCGACCAAGGAGAGCCCGATCCACCAGCTCATCAAGGAGAAGATCGTCGCCAATGACGAACGCGAGACCGAGCTGATCTTCCGCACCATGCGCAACACCTCCCGCGTCGCCAGGAACGCGGTCTCGACCAAGGTCGTCGCAATGGAGAAGGAAGGCGCCAAGTTCGAGGACATCCGCGAGCTCGTCGCGGGGGCGCGCGGCAAGATGGTCTACGCCACAGGCAACTCCGACGAGGGCATCTGGTCCGCCGGCCAGGTGCAGGGCCTGATCCAGGACATCCCGAGCTGCGGCGAGCTGATCTCGCGAATCGTACGTGAAGCCGAGGCGATCATTCGCAGCCGGCTCGAAGGCATGATCGTTCAACCAACCGCGCAAGCCGCGGAATAG
- a CDS encoding zinc-binding dehydrogenase — protein MKAYVYGPEGARISDVAQPKPKGTQVLVRVRACGLNRADTGMRKGHAHGAAGGVGTVLGMEWAGEVAELGPDAKGVKVGDRIMGSGSAAFAEYTLADHGRLFRAPSNMNFEEAATLPVALATMHNAVVTIGGVQPGQAVLIQGASSGVGLMAMQIARLKGARLVIGSSTDAYRRGRLKEYGADLAVDSSDPKWVDEVLKATNGEGVDLIVDQVSGKVANQNLAATKVLGRIVNVGRLGGTHADFNFDLHAARRISYIGVTFRTRTIEEVRAIFEEVRKDIWGAVESRKLQLPIDKVYPFDQIDQAFEHMEANKHLGKIVVTVP, from the coding sequence ATGAAGGCTTACGTCTACGGCCCTGAAGGCGCTCGGATTTCCGACGTCGCTCAACCAAAGCCTAAAGGCACGCAAGTGCTGGTGCGCGTCCGCGCTTGCGGCCTCAATCGCGCCGACACCGGAATGCGCAAAGGCCACGCTCATGGCGCGGCCGGCGGCGTCGGCACCGTACTCGGGATGGAATGGGCCGGCGAAGTTGCCGAGCTTGGACCGGATGCGAAGGGGGTCAAAGTTGGCGATCGCATCATGGGCTCGGGCAGCGCGGCCTTCGCCGAGTACACGCTCGCCGACCACGGCCGGCTGTTCCGTGCGCCTTCGAACATGAACTTCGAGGAGGCAGCCACCCTCCCCGTCGCGCTTGCGACCATGCACAATGCCGTCGTTACCATTGGCGGCGTGCAGCCGGGGCAAGCCGTGCTGATCCAGGGCGCGAGCTCCGGCGTCGGCCTGATGGCGATGCAAATTGCAAGGCTCAAGGGCGCAAGGCTCGTGATCGGCTCCTCGACCGATGCCTATCGGCGCGGCCGGCTGAAGGAATATGGCGCGGACCTTGCGGTTGACTCCTCCGATCCCAAATGGGTCGACGAGGTGCTGAAGGCAACGAATGGCGAAGGCGTCGATCTCATCGTCGACCAGGTCTCCGGCAAGGTCGCCAACCAGAACCTCGCCGCCACCAAGGTTTTGGGCCGCATCGTCAATGTCGGCCGGCTCGGCGGCACCCATGCCGACTTCAACTTCGACCTGCATGCCGCCCGCCGCATCAGCTATATCGGCGTCACCTTCCGCACCCGCACGATCGAGGAGGTCCGCGCAATCTTCGAGGAGGTCAGGAAGGACATCTGGGGCGCCGTGGAATCGCGCAAGCTGCAACTGCCGATCGACAAGGTCTATCCGTTCGATCAGATCGACCAGGCGTTCGAGCACATGGAAGCGAACAAGCACCTGGGGAAGATCGTGGTGACGGTGCCGTAA
- a CDS encoding cation-efflux pump: protein MSGQHDKTSVAAISILASGGMAAAKFVVGIAIGSLALISEALHSSIDLVATIITWAVVRVSDKPADDEHHYGHGKLESISALGVTALLYVLAGGILVESYSRLREGTPPPTISAVPFVVLVLDIAVNLWRARALHRAARETHSQALAADALHFASDVMGSFAVIIGLILAALGFWWGDAAAAAAVAVMIAALGLRMAGSTVQTLVDRAPEGAQEKASAAICSVPGVIDVERLRVRMVGATTFIDSIVKVPRTYPIDRVESIKRNAEAAVIKAFGDADLSFTAVPVARDNETVRDRIMVIARNSGLAIHHVTVHDLGPAQNSGTRLIVSIDLEVDAHMPLEAAHDIANTLERNIKEEFGEDVEVDVHIEPLEPELPFGVDATPERVQTIAAALAEYADGSEIHDIHNVRVRNTDAGEIVNFHCRATPSMSVIKVHDHVDAIERALRRAFPSVKRVISHAEPPRA from the coding sequence ATGAGCGGACAACACGACAAGACATCGGTCGCGGCGATCTCGATCCTGGCCAGCGGCGGCATGGCGGCGGCCAAATTCGTGGTCGGCATCGCGATCGGCTCGCTGGCGCTGATCTCCGAAGCCCTGCACTCCTCGATCGACCTGGTCGCGACCATCATCACCTGGGCCGTGGTGCGGGTCTCGGACAAGCCGGCCGACGACGAGCATCATTACGGCCACGGCAAGCTGGAGAGCATCTCCGCGCTCGGCGTCACCGCGCTGCTTTATGTGCTGGCCGGCGGCATCCTGGTCGAATCCTACAGCCGGCTGCGCGAGGGAACCCCGCCCCCGACCATCTCGGCCGTGCCGTTCGTGGTGCTGGTGCTCGACATCGCCGTCAACCTCTGGCGTGCCCGTGCCCTGCACCGGGCCGCACGCGAGACCCACAGCCAGGCGCTCGCCGCCGACGCGCTGCATTTTGCATCCGACGTCATGGGCTCTTTCGCCGTCATCATCGGACTGATCCTGGCGGCCCTCGGCTTCTGGTGGGGCGACGCCGCGGCGGCCGCTGCGGTCGCCGTGATGATCGCGGCTCTCGGCCTGCGCATGGCGGGCTCGACGGTGCAGACGCTGGTCGACCGCGCCCCGGAAGGCGCACAGGAAAAGGCCAGCGCCGCGATCTGCAGCGTGCCCGGCGTGATCGACGTCGAGCGGCTGCGCGTGCGCATGGTCGGGGCGACCACGTTCATCGACAGCATCGTCAAGGTGCCCAGGACCTACCCGATCGATCGCGTCGAGAGCATCAAGCGGAACGCCGAGGCTGCCGTGATCAAGGCGTTCGGCGATGCCGACCTCTCGTTCACAGCCGTCCCCGTCGCCCGCGACAACGAGACCGTGCGCGACCGCATCATGGTGATCGCGCGCAATTCGGGCCTCGCCATCCACCATGTCACCGTGCATGACCTGGGCCCGGCGCAGAACTCAGGCACGCGGCTGATCGTCAGCATCGACCTCGAGGTCGACGCCCACATGCCGCTCGAGGCGGCTCATGACATCGCCAACACGCTGGAGCGGAACATCAAGGAAGAGTTCGGCGAGGACGTCGAGGTCGACGTCCATATCGAGCCGCTGGAACCGGAACTGCCGTTCGGCGTCGATGCGACACCGGAGCGGGTTCAAACCATCGCGGCGGCGCTGGCGGAATATGCCGACGGCAGCGAGATCCACGACATCCATAACGTGCGTGTCCGCAACACCGATGCAGGCGAGATCGTCAATTTCCATTGCCGCGCCACGCCATCCATGAGCGTGATCAAGGTGCACGATCATGTCGATGCGATCGAGCGGGCGCTGCGCCGCGCGTTCCCCAGCGTGAAGCGCGTCATCAGCCACGCCGAGCCGCCGCGCGCGTGA
- a CDS encoding PAS domain-containing sensor histidine kinase, protein MARADAANACVQSDSIKGLAQSIAKPAYHRLLVAEPALRRAVPTLIIAFLVTICLGAFVQVVDQTRQKRLVIQNDISMLAELLAERIDRVTSVRAERLRNIENLSTLLPDMIPTKARVSGRHVVVTSAGVDRRILARIPIDSDPAGNDRLLDAITTAQLLAAPPRDNDVTSMTLPDGNAALATSRPIKSLPGLVTVIQERNEPIWGSDAALSVTLSATTGFVVLILGFAFHWQSTRAREGDLINDAVRGRIDTALNRGRCGLWDWDLSRGRIFWSQSMFSMLGLDGRNELLTFGEVNALVKSDDIDLFAIADQLISEKIDHIDQTFRMQHVDGHWIWLRVRCERTRGASDSGMHLIGIAVDITEQKSLAERTVEADLRLRDAIETIPEAFVLWDASDRLVLCNSHFQRLHKLPDTAVIPGTSYETVLEVGRMPEVRTRHNETAAQGPGARTFEAQLDDGSWLHISERRTKDGGYVSVGTDITRIKEHEQKLVDNDLRLRATVIDLKRSQAALERQTIELADLAEKYQREKTRAEEANQTKSKFLANMSHELRTPLNAIIGFSEIMGSGMFGELGSEKYQEYCHDILTSGHYLLEVINDILDMSKIEAGRMKLDMEELDLSRTLAESLRVVSGRAQDKHLTLDADIEKSISVVADRRATKQIVVNLLSNAVKFTPDGGRIVVRSRQLEDRIVLMIADTGIGIAPHSLARLGRPFEQVESQLTKTYHGSGLGLAIARSLAQLHGGSMRLRSRLEVGTVVRVTLPRDAIKAASGISAAA, encoded by the coding sequence ATGGCGCGTGCAGACGCCGCGAACGCATGCGTCCAATCCGATTCGATCAAGGGATTGGCGCAATCGATCGCGAAACCTGCCTATCATCGGCTCCTGGTCGCGGAGCCCGCGCTTCGTCGCGCCGTACCGACGCTCATCATCGCCTTCCTCGTCACGATCTGCCTTGGCGCCTTCGTCCAGGTCGTCGACCAGACGCGCCAGAAGCGCCTGGTGATCCAGAACGACATCTCGATGCTGGCCGAACTGCTCGCCGAGCGCATCGACCGCGTCACCTCCGTGCGCGCGGAGCGGCTGAGGAACATCGAAAACCTGTCGACGCTGCTGCCCGACATGATCCCGACCAAGGCCAGGGTCTCGGGCCGCCACGTCGTCGTCACCTCGGCCGGCGTCGACCGCCGCATCCTCGCCCGCATTCCGATCGACAGCGATCCAGCCGGCAACGACCGCCTGCTCGATGCGATCACCACCGCACAGCTGCTTGCCGCGCCTCCGCGCGACAATGACGTCACCAGCATGACTCTTCCTGATGGTAACGCTGCGCTGGCGACGTCACGGCCGATCAAGTCGCTGCCCGGCCTCGTCACCGTGATCCAGGAGCGCAACGAGCCGATCTGGGGCTCGGACGCAGCGCTGTCGGTGACTCTGTCGGCGACCACGGGCTTCGTCGTCCTGATCCTCGGCTTCGCCTTCCACTGGCAGTCGACCCGCGCCCGCGAAGGCGACCTCATCAACGACGCCGTGCGCGGCCGGATCGACACCGCCCTTAACCGCGGCCGCTGTGGCCTGTGGGACTGGGACCTGTCGCGCGGCCGGATCTTCTGGTCGCAATCGATGTTCTCGATGCTGGGCCTCGACGGCCGCAACGAGCTCCTCACCTTCGGCGAGGTCAACGCGCTGGTGAAGTCCGACGACATCGACCTGTTCGCGATCGCCGACCAGCTCATCTCCGAGAAGATCGACCACATCGACCAGACCTTCCGCATGCAGCACGTCGACGGCCATTGGATCTGGCTGCGCGTGCGCTGCGAGCGGACCCGGGGCGCCAGCGATTCAGGCATGCACCTGATCGGGATCGCGGTCGACATCACCGAGCAGAAGAGCCTCGCCGAGCGCACCGTCGAAGCCGACCTTCGGCTGCGCGACGCGATCGAGACCATTCCTGAAGCCTTCGTGCTCTGGGACGCCAGTGACCGCCTGGTGCTCTGCAACTCGCACTTCCAGCGCCTGCACAAGCTGCCCGATACGGCGGTGATCCCCGGCACCTCCTACGAGACCGTGCTGGAAGTCGGCCGCATGCCGGAGGTGCGCACCCGCCACAACGAGACCGCGGCCCAAGGCCCGGGCGCCCGCACCTTCGAGGCCCAGCTCGACGACGGCAGCTGGCTGCACATCAGCGAGCGCCGCACCAAGGACGGCGGCTACGTCTCGGTCGGCACCGACATCACCCGGATCAAGGAACACGAGCAGAAGCTCGTCGACAACGATCTGCGCCTGCGCGCCACCGTCATCGACCTCAAGCGCTCGCAGGCGGCGCTGGAACGCCAGACCATCGAGCTCGCCGACCTCGCCGAGAAGTACCAGCGCGAGAAGACGCGGGCCGAGGAGGCCAACCAGACCAAGTCGAAATTCCTCGCCAATATGAGTCACGAGCTGCGCACGCCGCTCAACGCCATCATCGGCTTCTCCGAGATCATGGGCTCGGGCATGTTCGGCGAGCTCGGAAGCGAGAAGTACCAGGAATATTGCCACGACATCCTGACCAGCGGCCATTATCTGCTCGAGGTCATCAACGACATCCTCGACATGTCCAAGATCGAGGCCGGCCGCATGAAGCTCGACATGGAAGAGCTCGACCTGTCGCGGACGCTCGCCGAATCGCTGCGCGTCGTCTCAGGCCGGGCCCAGGACAAGCACCTGACGCTCGACGCCGACATCGAGAAATCGATCTCCGTCGTCGCCGACCGCCGCGCCACCAAGCAGATCGTCGTCAATTTGCTGTCCAACGCGGTGAAGTTCACGCCGGACGGCGGCCGCATCGTGGTGCGCAGCCGGCAGCTCGAGGACAGGATCGTGCTGATGATCGCCGACACCGGCATCGGCATCGCGCCGCACTCGCTGGCGCGGCTCGGGCGCCCCTTCGAGCAGGTCGAGAGCCAGCTCACCAAGACCTATCACGGCTCCGGCCTTGGGCTTGCGATCGCCCGCTCGCTGGCGCAGCTCCATGGCGGCTCGATGCGGCTGCGCTCCAGGCTCGAAGTCGGCACCGTCGTCCGCGTGACGCTGCCGCGCGACGCCATCAAGGCCGCGTCGGGGATTTCCGCGGCGGCCTAG